GGTGATTGCGACTTCTCCGCCTCGGCGCCAGCATCTTCTTCCTGGTACGCTCGGGCGAGCCCGAAGTCGAGGATCTTCACCCTTCCCTCCGGCGTGATCTTGATGTTCGCGGGCTTCAGGTCGCGATGAAGGATCCCCTTCAGGTGTGCCGCCTCGAGCGCCTCGGCGATCTGGGCGAAGAGCTGGCGCGCTTCCTCCCACCGAATGGGTCCCCTCTCAATGTGCTCGGCGAGGGTGTCTCCTTCCACGAGCTCCATTACCAGAAACGGTGTTTCGCCCGAGCGCTCGAAACCGTGAAGCGTCGCGATGCCGGGATGGTTCAACTGCGCGAGAAGTCTCGCCTCCCGCTCGAAACGGGAAAGCCTCTCGTGGTCCCGGGCGAACGCCTCGGGAAGAACTTTGATGGCAACGGTCCGGTCGAGCCGCGCATCTTTGGCCCGATAGACCTCCCCCATCCCACCCGCACCGATCGGTGCTTGGATCTCGTAGGCACCGAGTCGGGTTCCGGAAGGGAGCGCCATGTCGTTCTCGTTCCGACGATTCTACGAGAAATGAGGGACCGCCAACCGTCAGGACTCGAGTCCCTCGACCCGGTCGAGGATCCGCTCGAGCTTGCTGCGAATCCTGCCCCGTTCGGCGCGCAGAATCTCGATTTCTTCTCCCGACCTGGCTTTCAGCTCGTCGAGCTCGCTCCTGAGAGCGTGGTTGGACTCCCGTAGCTCGGCGATGAGCCGAGCGGCCTGATCGACCTTTTCCTCCAGATTCAGGAGGTGCGCGGCGGCTTCCGGCTGTGAGACGGGTTTGTTCTCCACGCCGTGTGGCTCGTGCCCGAGGTCAGCCGGCCTCTGCCTCGCCGAGCGCCTTCCGGGCGACGCTCGCAAGCTCCACGAAGGCCTCGGGGTCTCCCGCGGCAATCTCGGCCAGCTGTTTGCGGTTCAGAGCGACTTCCGCCTTTGCGAGCCCGGCCATGAGCCTGCTGTAGCTCAGGTCGTTGGCGCGGGCCGCGGCACTGATGCGAATAATCCACAAGCGCCGGAAGTCACGCTTCCGGGCGCGGCGATCGCGATAGGCATAGGACAGGGCCTTGTCGACCGATTCCTTGGCCGAACGGTAGAGTTTGCTCTTAGTCCCGCGGTAACCCTTGGCGAGCTTCAACACCTTGCGGCGTCGGTCGCGGCGATTGGAACCTCTTCTTACTCTGGGCATCTCTTAGCTCTTCCTCGGCAGGAGAGGGGCGATGAAGCTCGCATCCGACTTGGCGACGACCGTGGACTTCCTGAGCCTTCGCTTGCGATGTCGGCTCTTCTTCGTGAGGATATGGCTCCCGAAGGCGTGGCTTCGTTTGATCTTTCCCGTCGCGGTCTTCTTGAAACGCTTGGCCGCACCGCGATGCGACTTCAATCCCTTTCCCACCTGACAATCTCCTCTTGGGGGCACTCGCAGCTGGTCAAGCCGACGACTGCTGTGCCTCCCCTTGGTTTTCCTCCCTGGCGGCCTTGATCCGCTCGACAACTGCCTTCTTCGGCGCCAGGATTTGATACATCTGGTTGCCTTCCATCCTGGATCGGGACTCGATGGTTGCGATTTCCTGCAGCTCGGAGATGAGTCGGTCCAGTATCTTCACACCCAGCTCCCCGTGAGAGCGCTCGCGTCCACGAAACATGATGGTGGTCTTGACCTTGTTGCCTT
This window of the Vicinamibacteria bacterium genome carries:
- the rpmI gene encoding 50S ribosomal protein L35, producing the protein MKSHRGAAKRFKKTATGKIKRSHAFGSHILTKKSRHRKRRLRKSTVVAKSDASFIAPLLPRKS
- the rplT gene encoding 50S ribosomal protein L20 — its product is MPRVRRGSNRRDRRRKVLKLAKGYRGTKSKLYRSAKESVDKALSYAYRDRRARKRDFRRLWIIRISAAARANDLSYSRLMAGLAKAEVALNRKQLAEIAAGDPEAFVELASVARKALGEAEAG